One genomic window of Saccharomyces cerevisiae S288C chromosome XII, complete sequence includes the following:
- the SSP120 gene encoding nucleobindin SSP120 (Protein packaged into COPII vesicles for ER to Golgi trafficking; forms a complex with Emp47p that may function in trafficking plasma membrane glycoproteins through early secretory pathway; green fluorescent protein (GFP)-fusion protein localizes to the cytoplasm in a punctate pattern) yields MRFLRGFVFSLAFTLYKVTATAEIGSEINVENEAPPDGLSWEEWHMDHEHQLKDYTPETFFALHDIKKKGFLDENDILSLYGLNREEIVGAGDGMGQHDESEKIDNEMAKRVVSLIMRLLDVDDNTKITKEEYLQFAKRGNKFPDLGVGVGHHSDFELEYEIHHWNKFHKDKDPDVKVVHKEDIEHELLHHEHEIEHEEEIQRGASRATVITDDELESRIELKNIPEKFKNGIF; encoded by the coding sequence ATGAGGTTTTTGAGGGGatttgtattttctttggcTTTCACTCTATATAAAGTAACTGCCACGGCAGAAATAGGATCTGAAATTAATGTGGAAAATGAGGCACCACCTGATGGTTTATCCTGGGAGGAGTGGCATATGGACCATGAGCATCAGCTAAAAGATTACACTCCAGAGACTTTCTTCGCGTTACATGAtatcaagaagaaaggaTTTTTAGATGAAAACGATATTCTATCTCTCTACGGGTTGAACCGTGAAGAAATTGTGGGGGCTGGTGATGGTATGGGACAACACGATGAATCTGAGAAAATTGACAATGAAATGGCTAAGCGTGTTGTTAGCCTTATTATGAGGTTATTGGATGTTGATGATAATACCAAAATCACCAAGGAGGAATATCTACAATTTGCTAAGAGAGGAAACAAGTTCCCTGACCTTGGCGTTGGTGTAGGTCACCACTCCGATTTTGAGCTAGAATATGAAATTCATCACTGGAATAAGTTTCATAAGGACAAAGATCCAGACGTTAAAGTCGTTCACAAAGAAGACATAGAACATGAATTGCTTCATCATGAACATGAAATTGAacatgaagaagaaattcaaagagGCGCTTCTAGAGCTACTGTAATAACTGATGACGAACTAGAGTCTAGAATAGAGCTGAAAAATATTCCCgagaaattcaaaaatggaatttttTAA
- the SYM1 gene encoding ethanol metabolism protein (Protein required for ethanol metabolism; induced by heat shock and localized to the inner mitochondrial membrane; lysine auxotroph proposed to function in pyrimidine metabolism; homologous to mammalian peroxisomal membrane protein Mpv17; human homolog MPV17 is implicated in hepatocerebral mtDNA depletion syndromes (MDDS), and complements yeast null mutant), with protein MKLLHLYEASLKRRPKTTNAIMTGALFGIGDVSAQLLFPTSKVNKGYDYKRTARAVIYGSLIFSFIGDKWYKILNNKIYMRNRPQYHWSNMVLRVAVDQLAFAPLGLPFYFTCMSIMEGRSFDVAKLKIKEQWWPTLLTNWAVWPLFQAINFSVVPLQHRLLAVNVVAIFWNTYLSYKNSKVMEKDKVPVHYPPVVE; from the coding sequence ATGAAGTTATTGCATTTATATGAAGCGAGCTTGAAGAGAAGGCCCAAAACTACGAATGCGATAATGACAGGTGCGCTATTTGGAATTGGTGATGTTTCTGCTCAATTGTTGTTTCCAACATCCAAAGTAAACAAGGGTTATGATTATAAAAGGACAGCTAGGGCTGTCATCTATGgttctttaattttctcCTTTATAGGTGACAAGTGGTACAAGATCTTGAACAACAAGATTTATATGCGTAACAGACCTCAGTACCACTGGTCTAATATGGTTTTACGGGTAGCTGTCGATCAATTGGCGTTTGCGCCGCTAGGTTTGCCATTTTATTTCACCTGTATGTCCATCATGGAAGGTAGATCATTTGACGTAGCTAagttgaaaataaaagagcaATGGTGGCCTACACTTTTGACTAATTGGGCAGTTTGGCCACTTTTCCAAGCGATTAACTTTTCTGTTGTTCCTTTACAACATAGGTTACTAGCTGTTAATGTCGTTGCAATATTTTGGAACACTTACTTATCTTATAAAAACTCAAAGGTTATGGAGAAAGACAAGGTACCTGTTCATTATCCACCCGTGGTCGAATAA
- the HAP1 gene encoding Hap1p (Zinc finger transcription factor; involved in the complex regulation of gene expression in response to levels of heme and oxygen; localizes to the mitochondrion as well as to the nucleus; the S288C sequence differs from other strain backgrounds due to a Ty1 insertion in the carboxy terminus), producing MSNTPYNSSVPSIASMTQSSVSRSPNMHTATTPGANTSSNSPPLHMSSDSSKIKRKRNRIPLSCTICRKRKVKCDKLRPHCQQCTKTGVAHLCHYMEQTWAEEAEKELLKDNELKKLRERVKSLEKTLSKVHSSPSSNSLKSYNTPESSNLFMGSDEHTTLVNANTGSASSASHMHQQQQQQQQQEQQQDFSRSANANANSSSLSISNKYDNDELDLTKDFDLLHIKSNGTIHLGATHWLSIMKGDPYLKLLWGHIFAMREKLNEWYYQKNSYSKLKSSKCPINHAQAPPSAAAAATRKCPVDHSAFSSGMVAPKEETPLPRKCPVDHTMFSSGMIPPREDTSSQKRCPVDHTMYSAGMMPPKDETPSPFSTKAMIDHNKHTMNPPQSKCPVDHRNYMKDYPSDMANSSSNPASRCPIDHSSMKNTAALPASTHNTIPHHQPQSGSHARSHPAQSRKHDSYMTESEVLATLCEMLPPKRVIALFIEKFFKHLYPAIPILDEQNFKNHVNQMLSLSSMNPTVNNFGMSMPSSSTLENQPITQINLPKLSDSCNLGILIIILRLTWLSIPSNSCEVDLGEESGSFLVPNESSNMSASALTSMAKEESLLLKHETPVEALELCQKYLIKFDELSSISNNNVNLTTVQFAIFYNFYMKSASNDLTTLTNTNNTGMANPGHDSESHQILLSNITQMAFSCGLHRDPDNFPQLNATIPATSQDVSNNGSKKANPSTNPTLNNNMSAATTNSSSRSGSADSRSGSNPVNKKENQVSIERFKHTWRKIWYYIVSMDVNQSLSLGSPRLLRNLRDFSDTKLPSASRIDYVRDIKELIIVKNFTLFFQIDLCIIAVLNHILNVSLARSVRKFELDSLINLLKNLTYGTENVNDVVSSLINKGLLPTSEGGSVDSNNDEIYGLPKLPDILNHGQHNQNLYADGRNTSSSDIDKKLDLPHESTTRALFFSKHMTIRMLLYLLNYILFTHYEPMGSEDPGTNILAKEYAQEALNFAMDGYRNCMIFFNNIRNTNSLFDYMNVILSYPCLDIGHRSLQFIVCLILRAKCGPLTGMRESSIITNGTSSGFNSSVEDEDVKVKQESSDELKKDDFMKDVNLDSGDSLAEILMSRMLLFQKLTKQLSKKYNYAIRMNKSTGFFVSLLDTPSKKSDSKSGGSSFMLGNWKHPKVSNMSGFLAGDKDQLQKCPVYQDALGFVSPTGANEGSAPMQGMSLQGSTARMGGTQLPPIRSYKPITYTSSNLRRMNETGEAEAKRRRFNDGYIDNNSNNDIPRGISPKPSNGLSSVQPLLSSFSMNQLNGGTIPTVPSLTNITSQMGALPSLDRITTNQINLPDPSRDEAFDNSIKQMTPMTSAFMNANTTIPSSTLNGNMNMNGAGTANTDTSANGSALSTLTSPQGSDLASNSATQYKPDLEDFLMQNSNFNGLMINPSSLVEVVGGYNDPNNLGRNDAVDFLPVDNVEIDGVGIKINYHLLTSIYVTSILSYTVLEDDANDEK from the coding sequence ATGTCGAATACCCCTTATAATTCATCTGTGCCTTCCATTGCATCCATGACCCAGTCTTCGGTCTCAAGAAGTCCTAACATGCATACAGCAACTACGCCCGGTGCCAACACCAGCTCTAACTCTCCACCCTTGCACATGTCTTCAGATTCGTCCAAGATCAAGAGGAAGCGTAACAGAATTCCGCTCAGTTGCACCATTTGTCGGAAAAGGAAAGTCAAATGTGACAAACTCAGACCACACTGCCAGCAGTGCACTAAAACTGGGGTAGCCCATCTCTGCCACTACATGGAACAGACCTGGGCAGAAGAGGCAGAGAAAGAATTGCTGAAGGACAACGAATTAAAGAAGCTTAGGGAGCGCGTAAAATCTTTAGAAAAGACTCTTTCTAAGGTGCACTCTTCTCCTTCGTCTAACTCCTTGAAAAGTTACAACACTCCCGAGAGCAGCAACCTGTTTATGGGTAGCGATGAACACACCACCCTTGTTAATGCAAATACAGGCTCTGCTTCCTCTGCCTCGCATATGCatcagcaacaacagcaacagcagcaacaggAACAACAACAAGACTTTTCCAGAAGTGCGAACGCCAACGCGAATTCCTCGTCCCTTTCTATCTCAAATAAATATGACAACGATGAGCTGGACTTAACTAAGGACTTTGATCTTTTGCATATCAAAAGTAACGGAACCATCCACTTAGGTGCCACCCACTGGTTGTCTATCATGAAAGGTGACCCGTACCTAAAACTTTTGTGGGGTCATATCTTCGCTATGAGGGAAAAGTTAAATGAATGGTActaccaaaaaaattcgTACTCTAAGCTGAAGTCAAGCAAATGTCCCATCAATCACGCGCAAGCGCCGCCTTCTGCCGCTGCCGCCGCTACCAGAAAATGTCCTGTTGATCACTCCGCGTTTTCGTCTGGCATGGTGGCCCCAAAGGAGGAGACTCCTCTTCCTAGGAAATGTCCAGTTGACCACACCATGTTCTCTTCGGGAATGATTCCTCCCAGAGAGGACACTTCGTCCCAGAAGAGGTGTCCCGTTGACCACACCATGTATTCCGCAGGAATGATGCCGCCCAAGGACGAGACACCTTCCCCATTTTCCACTAAAGCTATGATAGACCATAACAAGCATACAATGAATCCGCCTCAGTCAAAATGTCCTGTGGACCATAGAAACTATATGAAGGATTATCCCTCTGACATGGCAAATTCTTCTTCGAACCCGGCAAGTCGTTGCCCCATTGACCATTCAAGCATGAAAAATACAGCGGCCTTACCAGCTTCAACGCACAATACCATCCCACACCACCAACCACAGTCCGGATCTCATGCTCGTTCGCATCCCGCACAAAGCAGGAAACATGATTCCTACATGACAGAATCTGAAGTCCTCGCAACACTTTGTGAGATGTTGCCACCAAAGCGCGTCATCGCATTATTCATCgagaaattcttcaaacaTTTATACCCTGCCATTCCAATCTTAGATGAAcagaatttcaaaaatcaCGTGAATCAAATGCTTTCGTTGTCTTCGATGAATCCCACAGTTAACAACTTTGGTATGAGCATGCCATCTTCATCTACACTAGAGAACCAACCCATAACACAAATCAATCTTCCAAAACTTTCCGATTCTTGTAACTTAGGTATTCTGATAATAATCTTGAGATTGACATGGCTATCCATACCTTCTAATTCCTGCGAAGTCGACCTGGGAGAAGAAAGTGGCTCATTTTTAGTGCCCAACGAATCTAGCAATATGTCTGCATCTGCATTGACCTCGATGGCTAAAGAAGAATCACTTCTGCTAAAGCATGAGACACCGGTCGAGGCACTGGAGCTATGTCAAAAATACTTGATTAAATTCGATGAACTTTCTAGTATTTCCAATAACAACGTTAATTTAACCACGGTGCAgtttgccattttttaCAACTTCTATATGAAAAGTGCCTCTAATGATTTGACTACCTTGACAAATACCAACAACACTGGCATGGCCAATCCTGGTCACGATTCCGAGTCTCACCAGATCCTATTGTCCAATATTACTCAAATGGCCTTTAGTTGTGGGTTACACAGAGACCCTGATAATTTTCCTCAATTAAACGCTACCATTCCAGCAACCAGCCAGGACGTGTCTAACAACGGGAGCAAAAAGGCAAACCCTAGCACCAATCCAACTTTGAATAACAACATGTCTGCTGCCACTACCAACAGCAGTAGCAGATCTGGCAGTGCTGATTCAAGAAGTGGTTCTAACCCTGTgaacaagaaggaaaatcAGGTTAGTATCGAAAGATTTAAACACACTTGGAGGAAAATTTGGTATTACATTGTTAGCATGGATGTTAACCAATCTCTTTCCCTGGGGAGCCCTCGACTACTAAGAAATCTGAGGGATTTCAGCGATACAAAGCTACCAAGTGCGTCAAGGATTGATTATGTTCGCGATATCAAAGAGTTAATCATTGTGAAGAAttttactctttttttccaaattgatTTGTGTATTATTGCTGTATTAAATCACATTTTGAATGTTTCTTTAGCAAGAAGCGTGAGAAAATTTGAACTGGATTCATTGAttaatttattgaaaaatctgaCCTATGGTACTGAGAATGTCAATGATGTAGTGAGCTCCTTGATCAACAAAGGGTTATTACCAACTTCGGAAGGTGGTTCTGTAGATtcaaataatgatgaaatttaCGGTCTACCGAAACTACCCGATATTCTAAACCATGGTCAACATAACCAAAACTTGTATGCTGATGGAAGAAATACTTCTAGTAGTGATATAGATAAGAAATTGGACCTTCCTCACGAATCTACAACGAGAGCTCTATTCTTTTCCAAGCATATGACAATTAGAATGTTGCTGTACTTATTGAACTACATTTTGTTTACTCATTATGAACCAATGGGCAGTGAAGATCCTGGTACTAATATCCTAGCTAAGGAGTACGCTCAAGAGGCATTAAATTTTGCCATGGATGGCTACAGAAACTGCatgattttcttcaacaatatCAGAAACACCAATTCACTATTCGATTACATGAATGTTATCTTGTCTTACCCTTGTTTGGACATTGGACATCGTTCTTTACAATTTATCGTTTGTTTGATCCTGAGAGCTAAATGTGGCCCATTGACTGGTATGCGTGAATCATCGATCATTACTAATGGTACATCAAGTGGATTTAATAGTTCGGTAGAAGATGAGGACGTCAAAGTTAAACAAGAATCTTctgatgaattgaaaaaagacgaTTTCATGAAAGATGTAAATTTGGATTCAGGCGATTCATTAGCAGAGATTCTAATGTCAAGAATGCTgctatttcaaaaactaaCAAAACAACTATCAAAGAAGTACAACTACGCTATTCGTATGAACAAATCCACTGGATTCTTTGTCTCTTTACTAGATACAccttcaaagaaatcagACTCGAAATCGGGTGGTAGTTCATTCATGTTGGGTAATTGGAAACATCCAAAGGTTTCAAACATGAGCGGATTTCTTGCTGGTGACAAAGACCAATTACAGAAATGCCCCGTGTACCAAGATGCGCTGGGGTTTGTTAGTCCAACCGGTGCTAATGAAGGTTCTGCTCCGATGCAAGGCATGTCCTTACAGGGCTCTACTGCTAGGATGGGAGGGACCCAGTTGCCACCAATTAGATCATACAAACCTATCACGTACACAAGTAGTAATCTACGTCGTATGAATGAAACGGGTGAGGCAGAAGCtaagagaagaagatttaaTGATGGctatattgataataatagtaacaACGATATACCTAGAGGAATCAGCCCAAAACCTTCAAATGGGCTATCATCGGTGCAGCCACTATTATCGTCATTTTCCATGAACCAGCTAAACGGGGGTACCATTCCAACGGTTCCATCGTTAACCAACATTACTTCACAAATGGGAGCTTTACCATCTTTAGATAGGATCACCACTAATCAAATAAATTTGCCAGACCCATCTAGAGATGAAGCATTTGACAACTCCATCAAGCAAATGACGCCTATGACAAGTGCATTCATGAATGCTAATACTACAATTCCAAGTTCAACTTTAAACGGGAATATGAACATGAATGGAGCTGGAACTGCGAATACAGATACAAGTGCCAACGGCAGTGCTTTATCGACACTGACAAGCCCACAAGGCTCAGACTTAGCATCCAATTCTGCTACACAGTATAAACCTGACTTAGAAGACTTTTTGATGCAAAATTCTAACTTTAATGGGCTAATGATAAATCCTTCCAGTCTGGTAGAAGTTGTTGGTGGATACAACGATCCTAATAACCTTGGAAGAAATGACGCGGTTGATTTTCTACCCGTTGATAATGTTGAAATTGATGgtgttggaataaaaatcaactatcatctactaactagtatttacgttactagtatattatcatatacggtgttagaagatgacgcaaatgatgagaaatag
- the NDL1 gene encoding Ndl1p (Homolog of nuclear distribution factor NudE; NUDEL; interacts with Pac1p and regulates dynein targeting to microtubule plus ends; localizes to cytosol, nucleus and peroxisomes), with product MVPNLDLETAIQIISSLETQLSELEGATKEYENDLEQVISKLKSDLLESQQQNKCNKKQITDLEIQVDELENENIQLRNKIETLQLESDRRLERNVLLEHELLDTKEALQKLRVSKEEATSGETRRNTRSLPSQNKKMKLFKDTIKVSTTSSTLYLQNMAKTNNAARSHCNIPNTQITQSTVIATTSSV from the coding sequence ATGGTGCCGAATTTGGATTTGGAAACAGCTATACAGATAATCTCCTCACTGGAGACCCAGTTGAGCGAGCTTGAAGGCGCCACgaaagaatatgaaaatgatTTGGAACAAGTAATATCAAAGTTAAAAAGCGATCTTCTTGAGAGccaacaacaaaataaGTGCAATAAGAAACAGATAACAGATTTAGAGATACAGGTAGATGAgttggaaaatgaaaatatccAACTGAGGAATAAGATAGAGACATTACAATTGGAGAGTGACCGACGACTGGAACGCAACGTTCTACTGGAACACGAGTTACTCGACACCAAAGAGGCGCTGCAAAAGTTAAGAGTcagcaaagaagaagccACTAGCGGTGAGACTAGAAGGAACACCAGGTCGTTACCCagtcaaaataaaaaaatgaagttgTTTAAGGATACTATCAAAGTCTCGACCACATCTTCAACCTTGTACTTGCAGAACATGGCAAAAACTAACAACGCTGCAAGAAGTCACTGTAATATTCCAAATACCCAAATAACACAATCCACTGTGATAGCAACAACGTCTTCCGTTTAA
- a CDS encoding uncharacterized protein (hypothetical protein; conserved across S. cerevisiae strains), whose product MGVGGTRIVSFRQPNYYPVTQQKGASQTGAVAQPYSSYCGLLMRWAVVEIRRRGKGKGRKRKREREKGHTKFRIRRRSYLYFIRSCLVRPYSSGNKKNSCSFHKMLAIEIVLCLKAR is encoded by the coding sequence ATGGGTGTGGGTGGAACGAGGATTGTATCGTTTAGACAGCCGAATTATTACCCGGTTACTCAACAAAAAGGGGCAAGCCAGACAGGTGCAGTGGCTCAGCCGTACAGCTCGTACTGTGGTTTGCTAATGCGCTGGGCGGTTGTTGAgataagaagaagaggGAAAGggaaaggaagaaagaggaagagagagagagagaaaGGGCACACGAAATTCAGGATACGGCGGAGGAGttatctttattttatacGGTCTTGCCTTGTAAGGCCCTACTCAAGCGggaacaagaaaaacagTTGTAGCTTCCACAAGATGTTGGCTATAGAGATTGTTCTGTGCTTAAAGGCTCGCTAA
- the CQD2 gene encoding Cqd2p (Mitochondrial protein involved in lipid homeostasis; involved in mobilization of CoQ from its site of synthesis on the inner mitochondrial membrane to other sites of action; associates with mitochondrial ribosome; involved in mitochondrial morphology; non-essential gene which interacts genetically with MDM10, and other members of ERMES complex; transcription is periodic during metabolic cycle; homologous to human aarF domain containing kinase, ADCK1): MMTKAFFNKLPFEVFRRYVRTGKSIPQRSPRTRKSLLVGGTIASAVVLYNFNDTFHDSVKHTALTTKRIAVVTQATTRCFYHYKRALNKSYENKKEREVALNKCHKMCALITLHALRSNGGIYIKLGQHIGAMTYLLPKEWTDTMIPLQDHCPESTYEEIDELFKEDLGTSIEDMFLEFNKTPIGVASLAQVHVAKLKNSDGKGSSVAVKCQHPSLKEFIPLDVMLTRTVFELLDVFFPDYPLTWLGDELQSSIYVELNFTKEAENAEKTRHYFSKFKKQTALKIPKVIESHKRILIMEYVGGKRLDDLEYIDSHGISRSEVSSCLSHIFNNMIFTPNVGIHCDPHGGNLAIRSVKPAKDNGYHNFEIVLFDHGLYRYPSTRTRRLYAKFWLSLLFDKDQTKMKKYAKGFANITDEQFPLLAAAITGRSIDAALNYDISTSRTQEEMDVMANGILEGTLLSDLMSILSRIPRVVLLILKTNDLTRHLDECLQNPLGPERTFLIMTQYCAKTVYDEKVERINSEYARWSIKWMWENLTNWIVYERRINQLYFYDFVLWWKKFIPKTWLSS, encoded by the coding sequence ATGATGACCAAAGCTTTTTTTAACAAACTACCGTTTGAGGTATTCCGTCGGTACGTTAGGACAGGTAAAAGCATCCCTCAAAGAAGCCCCAGGACAAGAAAATCTCTTCTGGTGGGTGGGACTATTGCATCAGCAGTAGTTTTGTACAACTTTAATGACACTTTTCATGATTCTGTAAAGCACACGGCACTGACGACTAAAAGAATCGCTGTCGTCACACAAGCTACCACTCGTTGCTTCTACCATTACAAGAGGGCTCTAAATAAAAGCTAtgagaacaaaaaagaacGAGAAGTTGCCTTAAATAAATGTCATAAGATGTGTGCCTTAATCACGTTGCATGCGCTACGATCGAATGGTGGGATATATATCAAATTAGGCCAGCACATTGGGGCCATGACCTACCTGTTGCCTAAAGAATGGACGGATACAATGATACCGTTGCAAGACCACTGTCCCGAATCCACCTAcgaagaaattgatgaGTTATTTAAAGAAGATCTAGGCACCAGCATTGAGGATATGTTTTTAGAATTCAACAAAACCCCGATAGGTGTAGCTTCCTTGGCACAGGTTCATGTGGcaaaactaaaaaatagTGACGGTAAAGGTTCTAGTGTAGCTGTCAAATGTCAGCATCCATCGTTGAAGGAGTTTATACCATTAGATGTTATGCTGACAAGAACAGTGTTTGAACTGCTGGATGTCTTCTTCCCTGATTATCCGTTAACGTGGCTTGGTGATGAGCTTCAGTCTTCAATCTACGTGGAACTGAATTTTACCAAAGAAGCTGAAAATGCAGAAAAAACCCGTCATTATTTTAGTAAGTTCAAGAAGCAAACAGCATTGAAAATACCCAAGGTCATTGAAAGCCAcaaaagaattttgatTATGGAATATGTTGGAGGCAAAAGGTTGGATGATTTGGAGTACATTGACAGTCACGGTATCTCGCGCAGTGAAGTTTCGAGTTGTCTCTCtcatattttcaataacatGATTTTTACTCCCAATGTAGGTATTCATTGTGATCCTCATGGAGGAAATCTGGCCATACGATCTGTTAAGCCCGCTAAAGATAATGGATACCataactttgaaattgtttTATTTGACCACGGACTCTATAGATATCCTAGCACGAGAACAAGAAGACTTTATGCCAAATTTTGGTTGTCGCTCCTATTCGACAAGGACCAgacaaaaatgaagaagtaTGCCAAAGGATTCGCAAACATCACCGACGAACAGTTTCCCCTTTTAGCGGCTGCAATTACGGGCCGTAGCATTGATGCTGCTTTGAATTACGACATTTCAACGAGTCGAacacaagaagaaatggaCGTCATGGCAAATGGGATCTTGGAAGGAACGTTACTGAGCGACTTGATGAGCATTTTGTCTAGAATCCCTCGTGTAGTgcttttgatattgaagacTAACGACCTAACCAGACATCTTGATGAATGTCTACAGAATCCACTCGGGCCAGAGAGGACTTTCCTGATCATGACGCAATACTGCGCCAAGACGGTCTACGACGAAAAAGTGGAAAGAATTAATTCGGAGTATGCGAGGTGGTCTATTAAATGGATGTGGGAGAACTTGACAAACTGGATAGTCTATGAGAGGCGTATTAATcaattgtatttttatgATTTTGTGTTGTGgtggaaaaaatttattccGAAGACTTGGTTGTCATCTTAA